The Rhipicephalus sanguineus isolate Rsan-2018 chromosome 7, BIME_Rsan_1.4, whole genome shotgun sequence genome includes a window with the following:
- the LOC119400878 gene encoding GTP-binding protein Rhes-like, translated as MPGTGHIPSLSALQLPHDDAHNHHNPAKDQYRVVVLGAARVGKTAIVHQFLYDEFPADYFATVEEFHTGEYELNGASLNLDIVDTSGSYPFPAMRRLAITTADAFVLVYAIDDPDSFEEARRIHDQITELHSAKAPVVVVGNKCDMPSATRRVRGEVAETIITIDWENGFLECSAKENINVFEIFKELLVQAKIPYDLNPAVVNKRRRSLPVYPTSPNIKDKTLLKRNSCAVS; from the exons ATGCCGGGCACGGGACATATTCCGTCGCTGTCAGCTCTCCAGCTCCCGCATGACGACGCCCACAACCACCACAACCCTGCAAAGGACCAGTACCGGGTCGTGGTACTCGGGGCAGCTCGAGTGGGCAAGACAGCCATCGTACATCAGTTCCTCTACGACGAGTTCCCCGCGGACTACTTCGCAACTGTGGAAGAG TTCCACACGGGCGAATACGAGCTGAACGGTGCCTCGCTCAACCTAGACATCGTAGACACGAGTGGCAGCTACCCGTTCCCAGCCATGAGGCGTCTGGCCATCACCACTGCCGACGCGTTCGTGCTTGTCTACGCCATTGACGACCCGGACTCATTCGAAGAGGCTCGCCGCATCCACGACCAGATCACCGAGCTACACTCGGCCAAGGCGCCCGTGGTCGTGGTGGGCAACAAGTGTGACATGCCCTCCGCGACGCGTCGTGTCCGAGGTGAAGTCGCCGAGACCATCATCACCATCGACTGGGAGAACGGATTTCTTGAATGCTCAGCCAAAGAGAACATTAATGTGTTCGAGATCTTCAAAGAGCTCCTAGTCCAGGCCAAGATCCCGTACGACTTGAATCCGGCCGTCGTGAACAAGAGGCGTCGCTCGCTTCCTGTGTACCCGACCAGTCCGAACATCAAGGACAAGACGCTGCTCAAGAggaacagctgcgctgtttcgTAG